A DNA window from Mastomys coucha isolate ucsf_1 unplaced genomic scaffold, UCSF_Mcou_1 pScaffold21, whole genome shotgun sequence contains the following coding sequences:
- the Ccdc9 gene encoding coiled-coil domain-containing protein 9 isoform X5, giving the protein MMATTLDLKSKEEKDAELDKRIEALRRKNEALIRRYQEIEEDRKKAELEGVAVTAPRKSRSMEKENMAVEEKSLGPSRRIPGTPRPPGASRGGRTHPQQGGRAGIGRASRGWEDGAGEQFRGGTGGRGRRGRGRGSPHQLGAGDNSTSDRKSKEWEERRRQNIEKMNEEMEKIAEYERNQREGVLEPNPVRNFLDDPRRRGGPLEESERDRREGSRRHGRNWGGSDFERVRSGLEQERQGRRAGLGSGGDMTMSMTGRERSEYLRWKQEREKIDQERLQRHRKPTGQWRREWDAEKTDGMFKDGPAPAHELSHRHDDQAWARPPKPPTFGEFLSQHKAEASSRRRRKNSRPQAKVAPRAYSDHDNRWERKEEAVSSAPESSQSISLEETPTEQPSETPAPAHRPPEEDGEEDVGEEEEGEEGEDDEEDEEWEDVSEDVTEDEEEDEEEEFEEEEEGPKDQEAAAVPDHQAEAEPAGKPTCEQVDPVPAGPQELLSPVPVEPPSPFSPSEDHQPVSDWGGDQPALASLESRPSLAGTPKSEEEGSEASPGGMHEAGGEVGPEGQETAEITDFQRVRFCKVVAAAPPPGAAR; this is encoded by the exons ATGATG GCTACCACACTAGATTTGAAAtcaaaggaggagaaggatgcAGAGTTGGACAAGAGGATCGAGGCTCTTCGTCGGAAGAATGAGGCCCTTATCCGGCGCTACCAG GAGATTGAGGAGGATCGGAAAAAAGCTGAACTGGAGGGTGTGGCAGTGACAGCCCCCCGGAAGAGCCGTTCCATGGAAAAGGAGAATATGGCAGTGGAG GAGAAGAGCCTGGGTCCCTCACGGAGGATTCCTGGGACTCCTCGGCCCCCAGGGGCCAGCAGAGGGGGCCGGACCCATCCCCAGCAGGGAGGCCGGGCAGGCATAGGCCGGGCATCCCGAGGCTGGGAGGATGGTGCCGGGGAGCAGTTTCGAGGGGGTACTGGGGGCCGGGGCCGGAGGGGCCGGGGCCGGGGATCCCCTCATCAGTTAGGGGCAGGAGACAACTCAACCTCTGATCGCAAGTCCAAG GAGTGGGAGGAGCGGCGCAGGCAGAATATCGAGAAGATGaatgaggagatggagaagattgCCGAATATGAGCGCAACCAGCGG GAAGGGGTGCTGGAGCCCAACCCAGTACGCAACTTCCTGGATGATCCCCGACGTCGGGGTGGGCCCCTCGAGGAGTCTGAGAGGGATCGCAGGGAAGGCAGCCGCCGGCATGGACGCAACTGGGGAGGCTCGGATTTTGAGCGGGTGCGCTCTGGCTTGGAACAGGAGCGACAG GGCCGCAGGGCTGGCCTGGGCAGTGGGGGCGACATGACAATGTCCATGACGGGCCGGGAGAGGTCAGAGTACCTGcgctggaagcaggagagggagaagatCGACCAAGAGCGTCTGCAGCGACACCGCAAGCCCACAGGGCAGTGGCGGCGGGAGTGGGATGCCGAGAAGACCGATGGCAT GTTCAAGGATGGTCCAGCCCCTGCCCATGAACTGTCCCACCGCCATG ATGACCAAGCGTGGGCAAGACCTCCTAAGCCTCCCACTTTTGGAGAGTTCCTTTCTCAGCACAAAGCCGAAGCCAGCAGCcgcaggaggagaaagaacagcCGGCCTCAGGCCAAGGTGGCCCCTCGCGCCTATAG TGACCATGATAATCgctgggagagaaaagaggaagctgtGTCCTCAGCCCCTGAGTCTTCTCAGTCCATATCCTTGGAGGAGACGCCCACAGAG CAGCCTTCTGAGACCCCAGCCCCAGCTCATCGGCCTCCTGAGGAGGATGGTGAGGAAGatgtgggggaagaggaagagggagaagagggggaagatgatgaggaggatgaagaaTGGGAGGATGTGAGTGAAGATGTTACTGAGGACgaggaagaggacgaggaagAAGAgtttgaagaggaggaagagggtcccAAGGACCAGGAAGCAGCAGCTGTTCCTGATCACCAGGCTGAGGCTGAGCCTGCTGGGAAGCCCACCTGTGAGCAGGTGGACCCCGTGCCTGCTGGGCCCCAGGAGTTGCTGTCCCCAGTCCCCGTTGAACCTCCCAGCCCCTTCTCACCCTCTGAGGACCACCAGCCTGTGTCTGACTGGG GAGGTGACCAGCCAGCCCTTGCCTCCTTGGAGAGCAGGCCCAGCTTGGCAGGAACCCCGAAGTCTGAAGAAGAGGGGTCTGAGGCATCTCCAGGTGGGATGCATGAGGCTGGTGGAG AGGTGGGCCCCGAGGGCCAGGAGACGGCGGAGATCACGGACTTCCAGAGGGTGCGTTTCTGCAAGGTGGTGGCGGCTGCTCCGCCGCCGGGGGCTGCCCGCTGA
- the Ccdc9 gene encoding coiled-coil domain-containing protein 9 isoform X11, translating to MVTKVLKACIWSLEPTDEMSPHRLEICTLIVSAETGGPWALWSAMPTYMEWEERRRQNIEKMNEEMEKIAEYERNQREGVLEPNPVRNFLDDPRRRGGPLEESERDRREGSRRHGRNWGGSDFERVRSGLEQERQGRRAGLGSGGDMTMSMTGRERSEYLRWKQEREKIDQERLQRHRKPTGQWRREWDAEKTDGMFKDGPAPAHELSHRHDDQAWARPPKPPTFGEFLSQHKAEASSRRRRKNSRPQAKVAPRAYSDHDNRWERKEEAVSSAPESSQSISLEETPTEQPSETPAPAHRPPEEDGEEDVGEEEEGEEGEDDEEDEEWEDVSEDVTEDEEEDEEEEFEEEEEGPKDQEAAAVPDHQAEAEPAGKPTCEQVDPVPAGPQELLSPVPVEPPSPFSPSEDHQPVSDWGEEMELNSPSTAHSPSAHSSGGDQPALASLESRPSLAGTPKSEEEGSEASPGGMHEAGGEVGPEGQETAEITDFQRVRFCKVVAAAPPPGAAR from the exons ATGGTCACGAAAGTGCTTAAGGCCTGCATTTggtccctagaacccacagaCGAGATGAGTCCACACAGGCTTGAAATCTGTACCCTAATAGTTTCAGCGGAGACAGGTGGACCTTGGGCACTGTGGTCAGCCATGCCAACctacatg GAGTGGGAGGAGCGGCGCAGGCAGAATATCGAGAAGATGaatgaggagatggagaagattgCCGAATATGAGCGCAACCAGCGG GAAGGGGTGCTGGAGCCCAACCCAGTACGCAACTTCCTGGATGATCCCCGACGTCGGGGTGGGCCCCTCGAGGAGTCTGAGAGGGATCGCAGGGAAGGCAGCCGCCGGCATGGACGCAACTGGGGAGGCTCGGATTTTGAGCGGGTGCGCTCTGGCTTGGAACAGGAGCGACAG GGCCGCAGGGCTGGCCTGGGCAGTGGGGGCGACATGACAATGTCCATGACGGGCCGGGAGAGGTCAGAGTACCTGcgctggaagcaggagagggagaagatCGACCAAGAGCGTCTGCAGCGACACCGCAAGCCCACAGGGCAGTGGCGGCGGGAGTGGGATGCCGAGAAGACCGATGGCAT GTTCAAGGATGGTCCAGCCCCTGCCCATGAACTGTCCCACCGCCATG ATGACCAAGCGTGGGCAAGACCTCCTAAGCCTCCCACTTTTGGAGAGTTCCTTTCTCAGCACAAAGCCGAAGCCAGCAGCcgcaggaggagaaagaacagcCGGCCTCAGGCCAAGGTGGCCCCTCGCGCCTATAG TGACCATGATAATCgctgggagagaaaagaggaagctgtGTCCTCAGCCCCTGAGTCTTCTCAGTCCATATCCTTGGAGGAGACGCCCACAGAG CAGCCTTCTGAGACCCCAGCCCCAGCTCATCGGCCTCCTGAGGAGGATGGTGAGGAAGatgtgggggaagaggaagagggagaagagggggaagatgatgaggaggatgaagaaTGGGAGGATGTGAGTGAAGATGTTACTGAGGACgaggaagaggacgaggaagAAGAgtttgaagaggaggaagagggtcccAAGGACCAGGAAGCAGCAGCTGTTCCTGATCACCAGGCTGAGGCTGAGCCTGCTGGGAAGCCCACCTGTGAGCAGGTGGACCCCGTGCCTGCTGGGCCCCAGGAGTTGCTGTCCCCAGTCCCCGTTGAACCTCCCAGCCCCTTCTCACCCTCTGAGGACCACCAGCCTGTGTCTGACTGGGGTGAGGAGATGGAACTGAATTCTCCCAGCACTGCCCATTCACCTAGTGCCCACTCTTCTG GAGGTGACCAGCCAGCCCTTGCCTCCTTGGAGAGCAGGCCCAGCTTGGCAGGAACCCCGAAGTCTGAAGAAGAGGGGTCTGAGGCATCTCCAGGTGGGATGCATGAGGCTGGTGGAG AGGTGGGCCCCGAGGGCCAGGAGACGGCGGAGATCACGGACTTCCAGAGGGTGCGTTTCTGCAAGGTGGTGGCGGCTGCTCCGCCGCCGGGGGCTGCCCGCTGA
- the Ccdc9 gene encoding coiled-coil domain-containing protein 9 isoform X2: MMATTLDLKSKEEKDAELDKRIEALRRKNEALIRRYQEIEEDRKKAELEGVAVTAPRKSRSMEKENMAVEEKSLGPSRRIPGTPRPPGASRGGRTHPQQGGRAGIGRASRGWEDGAGEQFRGGTGGRGRRGRGRGSPHQLGAGDNSTSDRKSKEWEERRRQNIEKMNEEMEKIAEYERNQREGVLEPNPVRNFLDDPRRRGGPLEESERDRREGSRRHGRNWGGSDFERVRSGLEQERQGRRAGLGSGGDMTMSMTGRERSEYLRWKQEREKIDQERLQRHRKPTGQWRREWDAEKTDGMFKDGPAPAHELSHRHDDQAWARPPKPPTFGEFLSQHKAEASSRRRRKNSRPQAKVAPRAYSDHDNRWERKEEAVSSAPESSQSISLEETPTEPSETPAPAHRPPEEDGEEDVGEEEEGEEGEDDEEDEEWEDVSEDVTEDEEEDEEEEFEEEEEGPKDQEAAAVPDHQAEAEPAGKPTCEQVDPVPAGPQELLSPVPVEPPSPFSPSEDHQPVSDWGEEMELNSPSTAHSPSAHSSGGDQPALASLESRPSLAGTPKSEEEGSEASPGGMHEAGGEVGPEGQETAEITDFQRVRFCKVVAAAPPPGAAR; encoded by the exons ATGATG GCTACCACACTAGATTTGAAAtcaaaggaggagaaggatgcAGAGTTGGACAAGAGGATCGAGGCTCTTCGTCGGAAGAATGAGGCCCTTATCCGGCGCTACCAG GAGATTGAGGAGGATCGGAAAAAAGCTGAACTGGAGGGTGTGGCAGTGACAGCCCCCCGGAAGAGCCGTTCCATGGAAAAGGAGAATATGGCAGTGGAG GAGAAGAGCCTGGGTCCCTCACGGAGGATTCCTGGGACTCCTCGGCCCCCAGGGGCCAGCAGAGGGGGCCGGACCCATCCCCAGCAGGGAGGCCGGGCAGGCATAGGCCGGGCATCCCGAGGCTGGGAGGATGGTGCCGGGGAGCAGTTTCGAGGGGGTACTGGGGGCCGGGGCCGGAGGGGCCGGGGCCGGGGATCCCCTCATCAGTTAGGGGCAGGAGACAACTCAACCTCTGATCGCAAGTCCAAG GAGTGGGAGGAGCGGCGCAGGCAGAATATCGAGAAGATGaatgaggagatggagaagattgCCGAATATGAGCGCAACCAGCGG GAAGGGGTGCTGGAGCCCAACCCAGTACGCAACTTCCTGGATGATCCCCGACGTCGGGGTGGGCCCCTCGAGGAGTCTGAGAGGGATCGCAGGGAAGGCAGCCGCCGGCATGGACGCAACTGGGGAGGCTCGGATTTTGAGCGGGTGCGCTCTGGCTTGGAACAGGAGCGACAG GGCCGCAGGGCTGGCCTGGGCAGTGGGGGCGACATGACAATGTCCATGACGGGCCGGGAGAGGTCAGAGTACCTGcgctggaagcaggagagggagaagatCGACCAAGAGCGTCTGCAGCGACACCGCAAGCCCACAGGGCAGTGGCGGCGGGAGTGGGATGCCGAGAAGACCGATGGCAT GTTCAAGGATGGTCCAGCCCCTGCCCATGAACTGTCCCACCGCCATG ATGACCAAGCGTGGGCAAGACCTCCTAAGCCTCCCACTTTTGGAGAGTTCCTTTCTCAGCACAAAGCCGAAGCCAGCAGCcgcaggaggagaaagaacagcCGGCCTCAGGCCAAGGTGGCCCCTCGCGCCTATAG TGACCATGATAATCgctgggagagaaaagaggaagctgtGTCCTCAGCCCCTGAGTCTTCTCAGTCCATATCCTTGGAGGAGACGCCCACAGAG CCTTCTGAGACCCCAGCCCCAGCTCATCGGCCTCCTGAGGAGGATGGTGAGGAAGatgtgggggaagaggaagagggagaagagggggaagatgatgaggaggatgaagaaTGGGAGGATGTGAGTGAAGATGTTACTGAGGACgaggaagaggacgaggaagAAGAgtttgaagaggaggaagagggtcccAAGGACCAGGAAGCAGCAGCTGTTCCTGATCACCAGGCTGAGGCTGAGCCTGCTGGGAAGCCCACCTGTGAGCAGGTGGACCCCGTGCCTGCTGGGCCCCAGGAGTTGCTGTCCCCAGTCCCCGTTGAACCTCCCAGCCCCTTCTCACCCTCTGAGGACCACCAGCCTGTGTCTGACTGGGGTGAGGAGATGGAACTGAATTCTCCCAGCACTGCCCATTCACCTAGTGCCCACTCTTCTG GAGGTGACCAGCCAGCCCTTGCCTCCTTGGAGAGCAGGCCCAGCTTGGCAGGAACCCCGAAGTCTGAAGAAGAGGGGTCTGAGGCATCTCCAGGTGGGATGCATGAGGCTGGTGGAG AGGTGGGCCCCGAGGGCCAGGAGACGGCGGAGATCACGGACTTCCAGAGGGTGCGTTTCTGCAAGGTGGTGGCGGCTGCTCCGCCGCCGGGGGCTGCCCGCTGA
- the Ccdc9 gene encoding coiled-coil domain-containing protein 9 isoform X8, producing MMATTLDLKSKEEKDAELDKRIEALRRKNEALIRRYQEIEEDRKKAELEGVAVTAPRKSRSMEKENMAVEEKSLGPSRRIPGTPRPPGASRGGRTHPQQGGRAGIGRASRGWEDGAGEQFRGGTGGRGRRGRGRGSPHQLGAGDNSTSDRKSKEWEERRRQNIEKMNEEMEKIAEYERNQREGVLEPNPVRNFLDDPRRRGGPLEESERDRREGSRRHGRNWGGSDFERVRSGLEQERQGRRAGLGSGGDMTMSMTGRERSEYLRWKQEREKIDQERLQRHRKPTGQWRREWDAEKTDGMFKDGPAPAHELSHRHDDQAWARPPKPPTFGEFLSQHKAEASSRRRRKNSRPQAKVAPRAYSDHDNRWERKEEAVSSAPESSQSISLEETPTEQPSETPAPAHRPPEEDGEEDVGEEEEGEEGEDDEEDEEWEDVSEDVTEDEEEDEEEEFEEEEEGPKDQEAAAVPDHQAEAEPAGKPTCEQVDPVPAGPQELLSPVPVEPPSPFSPSEDHQPVSDWGGDQPALASLESRPSLAGTPKSEEEGSEASPEVGPEGQETAEITDFQRVRFCKVVAAAPPPGAAR from the exons ATGATG GCTACCACACTAGATTTGAAAtcaaaggaggagaaggatgcAGAGTTGGACAAGAGGATCGAGGCTCTTCGTCGGAAGAATGAGGCCCTTATCCGGCGCTACCAG GAGATTGAGGAGGATCGGAAAAAAGCTGAACTGGAGGGTGTGGCAGTGACAGCCCCCCGGAAGAGCCGTTCCATGGAAAAGGAGAATATGGCAGTGGAG GAGAAGAGCCTGGGTCCCTCACGGAGGATTCCTGGGACTCCTCGGCCCCCAGGGGCCAGCAGAGGGGGCCGGACCCATCCCCAGCAGGGAGGCCGGGCAGGCATAGGCCGGGCATCCCGAGGCTGGGAGGATGGTGCCGGGGAGCAGTTTCGAGGGGGTACTGGGGGCCGGGGCCGGAGGGGCCGGGGCCGGGGATCCCCTCATCAGTTAGGGGCAGGAGACAACTCAACCTCTGATCGCAAGTCCAAG GAGTGGGAGGAGCGGCGCAGGCAGAATATCGAGAAGATGaatgaggagatggagaagattgCCGAATATGAGCGCAACCAGCGG GAAGGGGTGCTGGAGCCCAACCCAGTACGCAACTTCCTGGATGATCCCCGACGTCGGGGTGGGCCCCTCGAGGAGTCTGAGAGGGATCGCAGGGAAGGCAGCCGCCGGCATGGACGCAACTGGGGAGGCTCGGATTTTGAGCGGGTGCGCTCTGGCTTGGAACAGGAGCGACAG GGCCGCAGGGCTGGCCTGGGCAGTGGGGGCGACATGACAATGTCCATGACGGGCCGGGAGAGGTCAGAGTACCTGcgctggaagcaggagagggagaagatCGACCAAGAGCGTCTGCAGCGACACCGCAAGCCCACAGGGCAGTGGCGGCGGGAGTGGGATGCCGAGAAGACCGATGGCAT GTTCAAGGATGGTCCAGCCCCTGCCCATGAACTGTCCCACCGCCATG ATGACCAAGCGTGGGCAAGACCTCCTAAGCCTCCCACTTTTGGAGAGTTCCTTTCTCAGCACAAAGCCGAAGCCAGCAGCcgcaggaggagaaagaacagcCGGCCTCAGGCCAAGGTGGCCCCTCGCGCCTATAG TGACCATGATAATCgctgggagagaaaagaggaagctgtGTCCTCAGCCCCTGAGTCTTCTCAGTCCATATCCTTGGAGGAGACGCCCACAGAG CAGCCTTCTGAGACCCCAGCCCCAGCTCATCGGCCTCCTGAGGAGGATGGTGAGGAAGatgtgggggaagaggaagagggagaagagggggaagatgatgaggaggatgaagaaTGGGAGGATGTGAGTGAAGATGTTACTGAGGACgaggaagaggacgaggaagAAGAgtttgaagaggaggaagagggtcccAAGGACCAGGAAGCAGCAGCTGTTCCTGATCACCAGGCTGAGGCTGAGCCTGCTGGGAAGCCCACCTGTGAGCAGGTGGACCCCGTGCCTGCTGGGCCCCAGGAGTTGCTGTCCCCAGTCCCCGTTGAACCTCCCAGCCCCTTCTCACCCTCTGAGGACCACCAGCCTGTGTCTGACTGGG GAGGTGACCAGCCAGCCCTTGCCTCCTTGGAGAGCAGGCCCAGCTTGGCAGGAACCCCGAAGTCTGAAGAAGAGGGGTCTGAGGCATCTCCAG AGGTGGGCCCCGAGGGCCAGGAGACGGCGGAGATCACGGACTTCCAGAGGGTGCGTTTCTGCAAGGTGGTGGCGGCTGCTCCGCCGCCGGGGGCTGCCCGCTGA
- the Ccdc9 gene encoding coiled-coil domain-containing protein 9 isoform X10: MMATTLDLKSKEEKDAELDKRIEALRRKNEALIRRYQEIEEDRKKAELEGVAVTAPRKSRSMEKENMAVEEKSLGPSRRIPGTPRPPGASRGGRTHPQQGGRAGIGRASRGWEDGAGEQFRGGTGGRGRRGRGRGSPHQLGAGDNSTSDRKSKEWEERRRQNIEKMNEEMEKIAEYERNQREGVLEPNPVRNFLDDPRRRGGPLEESERDRREGSRRHGRNWGGSDFERVRSGLEQERQGRRAGLGSGGDMTMSMTGRERSEYLRWKQEREKIDQERLQRHRKPTGQWRREWDAEKTDGMFKDGPAPAHELSHRHDDQAWARPPKPPTFGEFLSQHKAEASSRRRRKNSRPQAKVAPRAYSDHDNRWERKEEAVSSAPESSQSISLEETPTEQPSETPAPAHRPPEEDGEEDVGEEEEGEEGEDDEEDEEWEDVSEDVTEDEEEDEEEEFEEEEEGPKDQEAAAVPDHQAEAEPAGKPTCEQVDPVPAGPQELLSPVPVEPPSPFSPSEDHQPVSDWGEEMELNSPSTAHSPSAHSSGEAWPFGNA; the protein is encoded by the exons ATGATG GCTACCACACTAGATTTGAAAtcaaaggaggagaaggatgcAGAGTTGGACAAGAGGATCGAGGCTCTTCGTCGGAAGAATGAGGCCCTTATCCGGCGCTACCAG GAGATTGAGGAGGATCGGAAAAAAGCTGAACTGGAGGGTGTGGCAGTGACAGCCCCCCGGAAGAGCCGTTCCATGGAAAAGGAGAATATGGCAGTGGAG GAGAAGAGCCTGGGTCCCTCACGGAGGATTCCTGGGACTCCTCGGCCCCCAGGGGCCAGCAGAGGGGGCCGGACCCATCCCCAGCAGGGAGGCCGGGCAGGCATAGGCCGGGCATCCCGAGGCTGGGAGGATGGTGCCGGGGAGCAGTTTCGAGGGGGTACTGGGGGCCGGGGCCGGAGGGGCCGGGGCCGGGGATCCCCTCATCAGTTAGGGGCAGGAGACAACTCAACCTCTGATCGCAAGTCCAAG GAGTGGGAGGAGCGGCGCAGGCAGAATATCGAGAAGATGaatgaggagatggagaagattgCCGAATATGAGCGCAACCAGCGG GAAGGGGTGCTGGAGCCCAACCCAGTACGCAACTTCCTGGATGATCCCCGACGTCGGGGTGGGCCCCTCGAGGAGTCTGAGAGGGATCGCAGGGAAGGCAGCCGCCGGCATGGACGCAACTGGGGAGGCTCGGATTTTGAGCGGGTGCGCTCTGGCTTGGAACAGGAGCGACAG GGCCGCAGGGCTGGCCTGGGCAGTGGGGGCGACATGACAATGTCCATGACGGGCCGGGAGAGGTCAGAGTACCTGcgctggaagcaggagagggagaagatCGACCAAGAGCGTCTGCAGCGACACCGCAAGCCCACAGGGCAGTGGCGGCGGGAGTGGGATGCCGAGAAGACCGATGGCAT GTTCAAGGATGGTCCAGCCCCTGCCCATGAACTGTCCCACCGCCATG ATGACCAAGCGTGGGCAAGACCTCCTAAGCCTCCCACTTTTGGAGAGTTCCTTTCTCAGCACAAAGCCGAAGCCAGCAGCcgcaggaggagaaagaacagcCGGCCTCAGGCCAAGGTGGCCCCTCGCGCCTATAG TGACCATGATAATCgctgggagagaaaagaggaagctgtGTCCTCAGCCCCTGAGTCTTCTCAGTCCATATCCTTGGAGGAGACGCCCACAGAG CAGCCTTCTGAGACCCCAGCCCCAGCTCATCGGCCTCCTGAGGAGGATGGTGAGGAAGatgtgggggaagaggaagagggagaagagggggaagatgatgaggaggatgaagaaTGGGAGGATGTGAGTGAAGATGTTACTGAGGACgaggaagaggacgaggaagAAGAgtttgaagaggaggaagagggtcccAAGGACCAGGAAGCAGCAGCTGTTCCTGATCACCAGGCTGAGGCTGAGCCTGCTGGGAAGCCCACCTGTGAGCAGGTGGACCCCGTGCCTGCTGGGCCCCAGGAGTTGCTGTCCCCAGTCCCCGTTGAACCTCCCAGCCCCTTCTCACCCTCTGAGGACCACCAGCCTGTGTCTGACTGGGGTGAGGAGATGGAACTGAATTCTCCCAGCACTGCCCATTCACCTAGTGCCCACTCTTCTGGTGAGGCCTGGCCTTTTGGAAATGCTTGA